GCAACTATCAACAAGAGATTTATTGATAATGCCCATACCTTGCTGGAGAAAGTCTATACTGCTAAAAAGACAAACAAGGATATTGACTGGTGGATTACTAATTTGATTGAGGGAAGCAAAAATAAGAATGAGGTATTGATGATTGAAGAAGCAAAAAAACTTGGCATAAAAGTTATTGAACTTAGGAATAAGAATGCTTTGCTTGAAATATATTACTTCTTGAAGACACACGGTGTTACAGCGAGTAAACCAACGGAAATTGA
The Nitrospirota bacterium DNA segment above includes these coding regions:
- a CDS encoding CfrBI family restriction endonuclease, whose translation is MEKLLSKIIIAILEGKDYRPHVLATINKRFIDNAHTLLEKVYTAKKTNKDIDWWITNLIEGSKNKNEVLMIEEAKKLGIKVIELRNKNALLEIYYFLKTHGVTASKPTEI